Part of the Anguilla rostrata isolate EN2019 chromosome 10, ASM1855537v3, whole genome shotgun sequence genome, ACACAACGGTACAGCATGTGGAACGGGCCAGTTCAGATCTGTATTTCTGTCTTGGTGGTGAAGAGAcctttatgttgttgttgttttgggtttttttcttttcttctgaagACAACAGTCCCTTGATGTATCATCActgcctctttttctttttttatcttgagCTATGCAGGCCTTCCGTAGTTTCTCCAAAGCAATCCACTGTTCCATGATATTTTGCAGTGCATGCTTGAGTATGGAGGGTAGAGAATGCTTGTGTGCTTTGTTACCTCAGCCTCTACAGTCAAGGTTTGCATTGCAGGATTTCATGCGACAGTCATTTTGCAGCTAATGCTTACATTTAATGTGCTGATATTAGTTTGAAGGGTATTTTTGATCTCTTGGAATTAAGAGTTCAGATTATTGGTGCTGTAGTATTGAATCTGAAACAGCAAGGTTAGTTAAGGATGTGTGGTTCTACATATGTGCCTGTCTTGGGGGACATACAAAACAGCAGTGCTTAGTGGCTGCTATAGGGCTGCCATTTTGGTGGTGGCCTGAAATGTGTGACGGAGGAGGATCTCCCACATGTGCAGgtttattctttcattttttggacATTACACAGTCCAGTGAATTTCCCATTTAGTGCAAGTGAAGACGGTTATATCTCAGCACCCTACGAAGACCCCAGTTAGAACAATTTATGAAGTGACAACAAAATCTGATTGATAAAATATTTGCTTTCCAGTCTTATGTTATTTTCTGGGGGACATAGAACTTTGCATAGAAGTTGACTTTTGGTGTTTCCCATAATTTTTCTTAAAACTCCATTGCATTTCCAATAtccttttcctccctctgaTCTTAAAAACTTCCTCCTCAATATACCTGTTAATCAGATTGAGAGCAATATGCTGTGTATTCTTGTTTGAGTCACCAAACATCTGTtgatgtgtgtatatttgtgcatatgtcaatttgtgtgtgtctggaggGAGGTGGATTCCGTCTGTCTGCATCAAAGCATCTTTCTCTCTGTACTTGTGAGTGTGTCTGGAACACAGCCCTTGAGAACACAGGACAAATCTCTCAAATGCAGAGATTCATAGCAgatcttttattttctgtcagcTTAAATACCATCCTGACTGGACTCTCAAATGCACCTAGCCAAATTAAGTTATTGTTAATCCAGGTCTGTAAAATGGCCCTTAATAACTCCAGGTGATTAGGCAATACAGTTTGCagtagagggggaaaaacagacTTGTGCCATCCTTCCAGGACAGTGAAAAGataaaacaatcaaacagaAGCACCTTTTTTCCTTTGTCTGAAAGCAAAAAGTAATTTCAAATCAGCACCAAAGTTGGAAGCTTTTCTCTTTGTTACGGTAAATGAAAATCTCTACACAGTGCGTGTGTATATAAGGTACAAAATCACACTTCTAGTGTGTTGAGgttgtttctttctttaaatCTTTATTATGGCAGCATGGGTTTTTAAATAGCCATCTTAACGAGGGCAATATAGCCTTTCTGTTATGGTGGTGAATGGAGGGAATggtcaagaaaaaaatgctggACAAACAGCCTAGTAGACACACTGACTGATGGTCAGGAAGTTGGAGAATGAGGCTAATCTGAAAATGTGGGTcactttgcttttttgttgtgtaatttaaaaaacaggatTAATAATATTGATAACTGATTAATAAGAATTTGcaactttttaatttttccctCAGGATTTCggtttgtttggttttaccTTTTacaatgctgttttattttattggtgtgaattttatttttaatttttttaatttttttttttttttgcactgcctGGTGTTATAATTTTAAAGagcatttttctcatttgtgtaTAGTTTTGATTTGATTCCTTGTTGCCTTGATTTTGAATACATGCAGACATGCTTTACGATCCTTTGTTGTGACTGGTTTTGtgtgtattaatttttttgcatggtGCAGTTTGCATGGTCATTTGATCACTCAtgatttctttttcagttttaatttaatcacATAGTATGTTTTACCTGTCATTGAGAAACGGGTCGTCTTGCATTCGTCTCGGCACACAATTACATGCTTTAACAGTTGGGAACCAAAGACACAGCCACGAACCTGACCGGTGGGGTGACTAGACTACGGAGACACCATTCACACCTACTCTACTTGGGTACATGGGTCTAGGGTAAACTGCGAGTAGCCTACTCTAACCATTGTATCGACACATTGTATTCTGGTCTGACTGAAAGTGAGTTGGAATGAAACTGGTGACTGCTGTGAAGGCTTTTAGAATAGAACCTATCTTCCCCTATTGTTCTCTCTCCGTTTACACAGTCTTAAAACACAAATGACGGACAGATTAAAACAAGTCAGAAAAATCCTCCTTCCCGTCACCACAATCTCTGCTCTTGTCAAAATGCATCTAAATTGGGAACTGCTGACTAATGTTAAAGTTGcttctttttaataaatgtcctattttatttaaattgcagCGTTGAACGGTGTTTTGTATTACAATATTTCTTAAAGTGCGTGCACCTCATTACCCTGCATCGCTTGTCATGCATTTATGCCACACCGACGATAGAATGGGCAGTAACACAATTCAGTAAAGTATCTTGGTTGGATAACATTTTTTGAACAAAGTAAATCTTGAAACAGCTAACCATAACTATAGAACGGACTGCAACCAGTTCAACACGCCAAGGTGTAAATACGGAAATCCAACCCAGAAGAATAttcttgaaatatatttgaatatattagCTGAgtcaacagaaaaacacaagaaacTGGTGAAGTACAATAAAACAAGGAGGGGTCACGGCTGAGTACACAGCGCAAGTGTGGAAGTAGCCATGACAACCGCCGAACATGTGCAGCCAATGACAGGCAACTCTTCTCAGCATAGTCTCTCCATAGAGACGCAGGACGCCATCTTGAGCTGAGCAGTCTCTTCCACGCATTCGAATACGTTAGCCAATTAGCTGTATAGTGAAAACGGACTACGAAGAAATGAGCGGTCCTAAGCCTCGAGCCGAAATGCCAACGAATGTAAATGGCCCAGATACTGATGCAGGATCCACAGGTCCTACCAGAGACCGCAAGCCTGCTGGAGGTGTCCTGAAGAGACTAAAGTCCCGGCGAAACCAACCGGATAGGCGGCCTGTTACGGAAGAGGAGCTCCGGGCGCTGGGCAGAGACATCACTCCAGATGAAGTCCTTGGGCTACGGGTTGTCACTCGAGGTATATCCGAGGGGAAGGACTGCCTTTCTGATGCGATTTTTGGTTGGTTTGACTACGGCTAAGGTTACCGATTGAATGTTGGCGAGGCAGCTGGCTGAGACGTTACATTGCCCATCAATAGCCAAATTGTTAGCCAGCGAGCCAGTTTTGCTCCACTCTTTAATGACCAGCTAGCTACATCCGTTGTATATCTAgctatcgttttttttttgtttgttttgtttttgtttttttggaatcaGTTGACAAGGGTAATACTATGTGCAATTAATGCATACAATGGTTTAACAGCGAATTAATACACAGCAGCAGTTAGAGACGAGATAATAAATATATGTCAGTCGACTTCGATAGATGGACAGCTAACGCCAACTAAGATTGCGAAATAGGCGACGGGCTAGCTAGTATATATTGGATACCGTGGTTTACCTCGTCATTTTGAATTggatgtttttataaatcaaaaggGGGCTAAGTTATATAGCAAGCTAGCTCACTACAAGCGATCCGCTCTACGCAGTGACAGGTGTTTAACGTTAGCTGTAAGTTAGCTTGTTACCGACCTGCCAGCTTTCTGGGGAAATACGTTCATTTTATTTACGCAGactgttttatttaaccagcTAACTGATTAGCTATTTTGGGACGGGAAGTCTGCTCAATAGACTGCCTGATGTTGAGTAACTCCATACGTCTTTTTGTGCCCTTTCTAAGCACGCACAGACCCAGAACCGGGATAAAATTATCATCCGACATTGCAGGCCACTTGTTGCCTATAGTGATAGATGACGATCATATGGTGCACATTCATAATAGTTGCACCGGAGTTGCATTCATGCGTTACTTTcctgtattattattacattttcgAAGTAAAATTGTAAATCATCTGAGGTCTCTCAGGTCAGTGTGCTTGCCCCTAAATCAGTGTATTGTATGGATGATTATTTAGCCCAAGAAAAGATCCTTCAACTAATGGTATGTTATGGTGCCTAGAAAAATTAGGCCGAGATAGGCAAGCTTATGCTTATGGTGACTGAAATAAATCCCAAATTGTATCATTGACGTTTTTCAACAGACCCCTCCTAACAACACAGTTCTGTTCTGTCAGAAAGGACTCTCCATCAGCCAAGACATGTTAAGTATTCATCAAACAGATAAAGAAACAGTTTAgctaaatgaaattatttaaggGTCCATGgagagaatacacacacacacacacacacacacacacatacacatatacacacagtgtcAATGTATGTACAGTGGTTGTTCAGAACAAGCACACCACATGTTGTTGCTTTGCACAGATCAGTTCTGGCAGAGGGATTGGTACGTAGTGCACAATAGTGGCagcaaatccaaaaaaaaagaacatgagcTGAACTCTCCTGTCTGGATTGACCAGATTCCAACTGAGGTTAGATGGTCAATGCTGACCGATCTGTTTGCACACCAGAGCCCACAATCTCCCTTAAGCAACCGGCATGATAAGGAAAGCAAAGCAGGCTTTTAAAATCCAAATTGATTGGTCTGCTTTTGAATACTGCAGTGGGGTAGCTCCCTGTAGCAACAGATTCTGCATGCTTTGAAAGATTAGTTGTGCCTCAGCAATATGTGGTGTATCTTTACATGGGCAGCACCACCAAATACACCAAAGACTTAAAGTATTGCTCATTTTCTCAAATGTGGAGACCACAGGCTGTGAACACCCCGATAACAGGCTATTGTAAAGTCGGTAGGTCATCAaaagcttctgtaaatatccttCAGTGCACGTAGAAACTGTCCGGACCAATCATAACACGAAATATTAactaaaataatgtatatttaaaaaaaaaaaaacaaagtgaactGTCGCTTGAAAAAATTAGTGTTTTAAACATGGAAGGAGATTCAGAAAAGCTTCTTTTGTCTCTCAAAATGATCAGAAagctgacccccctccccccccttctttttctgTGTATCTCCAGATTACCTGTGTAAACCAGAGGACAACGTGTACAACATCGATTTCACGCGCTTCAAGATCAGGGACCTGGAGACGGGCACGGTGCTGTTTGAGATTGCCAAACCCCCAAACTGCGGTACTGCTCAGTCTGCCTAGCCCATACGCGTTTGTATCGATGTGATTTGAGTTCGGGTTATGAAGAGGATTGTGAGATTGGGGCTTTGGGAAAAGTGGTAGACAGCATTGGTTTTTTTCTCCGTTTTCAGACGCTGAAGAGGATGATGAGGAGAATGTAGATGGAGACTCCAGTGCCGGGCGTTTTGTTCGCTATCAGTTCACACCTGCCTTCCTGAGACTGCGCACCATAGGTGCTACGTGAGTAAATTAGACACGTTgcttagacacacacatgcactcgtaCATGTGCAGGCATCGGCTCAGTAGTGTAAAGTTATCCTGTGTACTTCTAGTGCAATTCCCTTGAATTACCCATAGAGGGCTTCCAGTTTTTGGCTGCAACTGAGTGGCCTGGGTACAGCTGTGTCCTTGAGACTGCGTGCGATTCATGTTTATTAATTCTTTTAAGTGGTTTTTTCAGGAAGTCCTGTGATGCAGGGCTTTGTTCCTGTATGTTATTCAGCGAAGCACTCTTTTCTTGTAAAAGTTCTCGGTTGTTGGCTGAAATCAATCGGATACTACTGTGGATAACGTTGTTTGTTTACACAGCAATTATGAGCACTTGGCTCACTCTTTGCTCAACAGTTCACATACATGAAGGAACTTAGATAATTGCAAGTTAACATTGCAgtgttaatgcattttaaaccatATCATTACCCCTGTATCCTGGGCTTTAAAGTGTAACCCAGTATTTGTACCCAGTGTTATACAGAATTGCTCAATTCTATTATACAGAAATGGGAATATCCCATAAATTGAGGTGCACACTGTGTAAGAGTTTTGGATGGTTGTCTTGATTGTATTGATACTAAATACTAACGTTGCAGGTGCCCTATAGTGGTCCATTTTGTCATACAGTACTGAACATGTTGTGAAGGTGCTGTACGAAAAAATGCCAAGAAGGTTCAGCGCTCACCAAACTGATACGGGCTGCCTGATACAGGCCATCATTTGCACTCTGGAAAGCCATAAAATGcaattagcattattttttcaggGCCAACGCTGCCACAACTTTACCTGAGCGTGATTacatttctccatctctctctttctcagtgtgGAGTTCACTGTGGGCGACCGGCCGGTGAACAGCTTCCGAATGATAGAGCGGCACTACTTCAGGGAACGCCTCCTGAAGAACTTTGACTTCGACTTTGGCTTCTGCATCCCCAACAGTCGCAACACCTGCGAACACATATACGAGTTTCCCCAGTTGCCTGAGGATCTCAGTGAGTCTTTGCCTCTTTCTCTGCCCACTTCACTTTGCCTTGTATAATTTTATGTCCCCTCATCTTGTCTTCAGAAAATGAATAGTAGTCAGGCAggcaaatataaacaaatatgatgcatgcaaatgtattgACAAGCTGTAACAGAAATTGTATGGTGTAAATattcttacatttttataaGATGTAGTGTTTGTCATGTTAACATTACTTCAGTAATTTAGTACTCGGGCATTCTactccattaaaaatgtaatttatgtgatggaaaaaggttttaatgaggaaaataaGTTGGTGTCTGCCTTTGTGCTTTCTAATGCCTTCTTGGAGTTAATGTCAGATTTGAGAGAGATTGTTTCTGCTCAATGCTGTTATTCGTTGGGGAAAGTTACCATGGAATGTCAATTCCAGGAAGCTCACAATGGGCTATTATTGTAGCTGCTTCTTTCTTACGTGGCATAGCCTTTTGCACCCGTTTACATTGCAGCAGCTGCAAAACTGCTGTTGGACATTGACAATATGGCTGACAGCTGAAGCAtaagaaaaatctgttttatttcaattgcCTTCACTGGCGTGTCAGTGGAGTgattctctccccctctttctgtgCAGTTCGTCAGATGGTGGAGCATCCTTATGAGACCAGATCAGACAGCTTCTATTTCGTGGACAACAAACTCATCATGCACAACAAAGCAGACTATGCCTACAACGGGGGTCAGTAGTGCAGAGGGGGagatgaatgtatgtatgtatgtatgtatgtacagtagagCGCACCACAAGGTCACACCTGACAATACACATCATGCGGTCCCAGGACTCTCACTTATGACTTCAAACATTCCAGTAGGCCTTCCCActccaaacaaaaaacaaagggagggagagagagaggagagagagtgagagagggaagagacagAACCAGCACGTTTTGCAAGTGATACGTACCTCTTTTATTCCCTCATTTTCATACTACACGAGCCTCCTCccttcctttttgttttatcaaGCACAGTCCATCTCATAATTGATGAAGTGGTGTATTGTTATGTATCACGTGACTGACGCCATGGCCCTGGCTGCTCTGCCACGCCTCCCAGTGTTCTAGCGGTAGCATTTGTAACGATGAAGACCAGAATACTGCTGATTATTCATTGAGTCGATGGAGCGCTTTTTCACAGGATGCTTTACAAAGCGGGAGCGGGAACCGCACATGTAGCACACGCCTGGGTGATGCACTGCAGCCACCATGCTACACAtcagcaaggattaattaagccAATTAAACCTGGGGGATAATCACGTAGCCAGACCTGGGAACGACAGGCACGACACTTTGCATCGCACCCGCTCCATTTGTGCTGTGGGATGGTTAATGAGCGCAGAGAGTTGGAAGCCTGCCTTTAATGTTGTCCTGAACAAGACTGGGCAGATTTACCTTCTCCTGCTCAGCATAATGATCTTCATGGCTTCAGACGACGCTGTCGTGGAGCTGGAGTGGAACTGCTCATTCGTTTATTCAGTCCATGAAGACGTTCCACTTGTAAAGTAGCGCCCGGTCCTTAACGCTTCCTTGGGCCTTTATCAGTTTCAAATGCTTCAGTCCCTCCATATCTCCCACTGTTAAAGAGTGGATGGCCTTGCACCCCCTCATTGTCCTAGCTTATGCATATTGACATAGGCCTATGGCTGTAACCTTGCTAGAAACCCAATGAGAATGTGATGTTTTAATTGGACTATCTATATTATACACCTTATCAAGTCTGACCtagcattatgttttttttctcctctttctctatTTCCACAACAGATCTGCAAGTCACAGATAATTTTAGTCTGACAGCTTTCGGTGAAATTATGTCTCAGAAAGCGCGCAAGCACTGCCAATGATAATTTGTCTGCCTGCTTGTTGTTACAGAGGTTTTGTGGGGGAAATGTTACATGATTTTAAAGGGCCTGCTAACAAATTCTGGGTGGTTTAAATCAAGTACTATGAGTGGGGAAATTCTTTTAGTCCTCTAATGAAACAGTTCTGATTTtaagagagcagaagagacTTACATTTTCAGTTAATGGGAGCAGGAAGAATGTATGAGGGAAAACAAATGGGAGAAATTGCACAATTTGGATCCCCCCCGCCACCCTTTACAAAATTGCCTTTtgagacatttgtttttgtatgatctTCATATTGGTTTGCTTGGAGTATTCACAAAACATTGCTCGAAGCCAGCAAAGCCTTTGCTTGCATTTCTCAAGAACAGAGCAGTGCCTGGATGAACTGATGTAGTTGTTACTTTGCAATTGAGAGGCAGTGAGAAATCAAGCCTGTATAAAGTTAAATTACTTCTGCTGAGGAAGGGAATGCATTGCATGTGCTGGCAGATTGGCATTCAACACCTCAACCACAGTCACAGATCAGCCATTGTCTGTACAGACTAAGTCACACCACATCCGCcttattttttaatagttttta contains:
- the unc119.1 gene encoding protein unc-119 homolog B isoform X1; protein product: MSGPKPRAEMPTNVNGPDTDAGSTGPTRDRKPAGGVLKRLKSRRNQPDRRPVTEEELRALGRDITPDEVLGLRVVTRDYLCKPEDNVYNIDFTRFKIRDLETGTVLFEIAKPPNCDAEEDDEENVDGDSSAGRFVRYQFTPAFLRLRTIGATVEFTVGDRPVNSFRMIERHYFRERLLKNFDFDFGFCIPNSRNTCEHIYEFPQLPEDLIRQMVEHPYETRSDSFYFVDNKLIMHNKADYAYNGDLQVTDNFSLTAFGEIMSQKARKHCQ
- the unc119.1 gene encoding protein unc-119 homolog B isoform X2; the encoded protein is MSGPKPRAEMPTNVNGPDTDAGSTGPTRDRKPAGGVLKRLKSRRNQPDRRPVTEEELRALGRDITPDEVLGLRVVTRDYLCKPEDNVYNIDFTRFKIRDLETGTVLFEIAKPPNCDAEEDDEENVDGDSSAGRFVRYQFTPAFLRLRTIGATVEFTVGDRPVNSFRMIERHYFRERLLKNFDFDFGFCIPNSRNTCEHIYEFPQLPEDLIRQMVEHPYETRSDSFYFVDNKLIMHNKADYAYNGGQ